A window of Luteolibacter flavescens contains these coding sequences:
- a CDS encoding phytoene desaturase family protein: MGARNRVVIVGAGPGGLTAGMILARRGFDVTICEKQERVGGRNAELAFDGYSFDTGPTFLHQKFTLDEAFEEAGRRSDDYLDFRLLDPMTRLSWGETSMETTPDPQRMAENIERAFPGNADGFRRFMQDHAKKMRTIYPCLQRPYHELRAYLNTTLLKALPYVATTNSVVDVLDRYFTDDRLKLAFTFQAKYLGMSPWRCPALFSILSYTEYKFGIYHVQGGLCRISDAMARVFGEHGGKLRLGCPVKGLRFSGKRVTGVELADGELLECDEAILNADYAHAVTTLMGKRAEAPAKLERKKFSCSTFMLYLGLDKVYDDQAHHHIIFADDYHRNVEQIQGEQEISRDMSIYVRNSCVCDPLVAPKGKSGIYILVPTINTRHGLDWEKLAPEYREQVLERVEQRTQLKDLRQHIVAERMLTPASWRDGLDVFMGATFNLAHTLDQMLYLRPHNRMRGYENLYLVGGGTHPGSGLPTIYESGRISSNMICDKRGVAYERSDLAGALL, encoded by the coding sequence ATGGGAGCACGAAATCGCGTGGTAATTGTCGGGGCGGGACCGGGTGGGCTTACCGCCGGGATGATTCTCGCCCGACGCGGATTCGACGTCACCATCTGTGAAAAGCAGGAGCGCGTCGGCGGGAGGAATGCAGAACTGGCATTCGACGGATACTCCTTCGATACCGGTCCGACTTTCCTGCATCAGAAGTTCACGCTCGACGAGGCCTTTGAAGAGGCTGGCCGACGGTCGGACGACTATCTCGATTTCAGGCTGCTGGACCCGATGACCCGCCTGTCGTGGGGTGAAACCTCGATGGAGACCACTCCAGACCCGCAACGGATGGCGGAGAACATCGAGCGCGCCTTCCCAGGAAATGCGGATGGCTTCCGTCGGTTCATGCAGGACCACGCCAAGAAGATGCGGACGATCTATCCGTGCCTCCAGCGTCCCTACCATGAGTTGCGTGCCTACCTCAACACCACACTACTGAAGGCCCTTCCTTACGTGGCCACCACGAATTCCGTTGTCGACGTGCTTGACCGCTACTTCACGGATGACCGGTTGAAGCTGGCCTTCACCTTCCAGGCGAAGTATCTCGGGATGTCGCCTTGGCGGTGTCCCGCGCTCTTCAGCATTCTCTCCTACACCGAATACAAGTTCGGCATCTATCACGTGCAGGGCGGCCTGTGCCGTATCTCCGACGCGATGGCGCGGGTCTTCGGAGAGCATGGCGGGAAGCTGAGGCTGGGATGTCCTGTGAAGGGACTGCGATTCAGTGGCAAGCGGGTCACCGGAGTGGAGCTGGCCGATGGCGAGTTGCTTGAATGCGATGAGGCAATCCTCAATGCCGACTATGCCCATGCCGTCACCACGCTGATGGGCAAGCGGGCGGAGGCGCCCGCCAAGCTCGAGAGGAAGAAATTCTCCTGCTCCACCTTCATGCTCTACCTCGGGCTGGACAAGGTCTACGACGACCAGGCGCACCACCACATTATCTTCGCAGACGACTACCACCGCAATGTCGAGCAGATCCAAGGTGAGCAAGAGATCTCACGGGACATGTCGATCTACGTGCGGAACTCCTGTGTCTGCGACCCGCTCGTCGCGCCAAAGGGTAAATCCGGTATCTACATCCTGGTCCCGACCATTAATACCCGCCACGGCCTCGACTGGGAGAAGCTCGCGCCGGAGTATCGCGAGCAGGTGCTGGAACGTGTCGAGCAGCGCACCCAACTAAAGGACCTGCGGCAGCACATCGTGGCCGAGCGCATGCTGACACCGGCGTCTTGGCGCGACGGCTTGGATGTCTTCATGGGAGCCACCTTCAATCTCGCCCACACCCTGGACCAAATGCTCTACCTCCGTCCGCACAACCGCATGCGGGGATACGAGAATCTCTACCTCGTCGGCGGCGGCACTCATCCAGGAAGCGGCCTGCCCACCATCTATGAAAGCGGTCGCATTTCATCGAACATGATCTGTGACAAGCGAGGCGTGGCCTACGAAAGATCCGATCTCGCGGGGGCGTTGCTGTAG
- a CDS encoding glycoside hydrolase family 130 protein has translation MKKIPLRRHDLNLSPESSRVIIRPFIPGDAKRITTVIGRTLALSEDEVAQQLADVKAEFQERHFDIDSLLLQHYAKIESHVFTHRALSHQRKLLIGALFSGEYALESAALFNPSIVPHPVQDGVAEGALRFVMSLRATGEGHISSIEFRSGQIHADGGIHLDPVTRFVTVPEVLPNPSYEKESFRSKLQEMGFENEWTPELLESLGDHFSRSELKNTIRHLRHQNKNPSRDLSRTLECVMWLADSNYELRFSDKLAMSERILFPVSSNESNGIEDARFVQFVEDDGSVIYRATYTAYNGRAILPQMIETKDFLDFRVLTLNGNAVQNKGMALFPRRIHGSYVMLSRQDDENLLIMFANDPHHWNDPEILMKPAEMWESVKIGNCGSPMETEEGWLVLTHGVGPMRKYCIGAALLDLDDPTRVIGRLKRPLLSPEGNEREGYVPNVVYSCGGLIHNNTLVLPYAMSDKASAIVSVPLDQLLKELKAGA, from the coding sequence ATGAAAAAGATCCCACTCCGCCGGCACGATCTCAACCTGTCCCCGGAAAGCTCACGGGTCATCATCCGCCCTTTCATCCCGGGAGATGCAAAGCGGATCACGACGGTAATCGGGCGCACCTTGGCCCTATCCGAGGACGAGGTTGCGCAGCAGTTGGCTGACGTGAAGGCCGAGTTTCAGGAGCGGCATTTCGACATTGATTCACTGCTTCTCCAGCACTATGCCAAGATCGAGTCTCACGTCTTCACCCACCGAGCCCTGTCCCATCAGCGCAAGCTACTCATCGGAGCTCTTTTCTCGGGAGAATACGCCCTTGAATCGGCGGCGCTTTTCAATCCTTCCATCGTGCCACATCCCGTGCAGGACGGTGTGGCAGAAGGTGCCCTCCGGTTTGTGATGAGCCTTCGCGCGACGGGAGAGGGTCACATTTCTTCCATCGAGTTCCGCAGCGGCCAGATCCACGCCGACGGAGGAATACACCTTGATCCTGTCACCCGCTTCGTGACGGTCCCCGAGGTCTTGCCGAACCCCTCCTACGAAAAGGAAAGCTTCCGGAGCAAGTTGCAGGAAATGGGCTTCGAGAACGAGTGGACGCCCGAACTGCTGGAATCGCTAGGGGATCACTTCTCCCGCAGCGAATTGAAGAACACCATCCGCCACCTCCGACACCAGAACAAGAATCCGTCACGAGACCTGTCACGCACGCTGGAATGCGTGATGTGGCTGGCTGACTCGAACTACGAGCTTCGGTTTTCCGACAAGCTCGCGATGAGCGAGCGCATCCTCTTCCCGGTCTCGTCCAATGAAAGCAATGGCATCGAGGATGCGCGCTTTGTCCAATTCGTCGAAGATGACGGATCAGTGATCTATCGTGCGACCTACACCGCGTACAATGGCAGGGCGATCTTGCCCCAGATGATCGAGACCAAGGACTTCCTGGACTTCCGGGTGCTGACCTTGAACGGGAATGCCGTTCAGAACAAGGGGATGGCGCTGTTCCCCCGGCGCATCCACGGGAGCTACGTGATGCTCTCCAGACAGGATGACGAGAACCTCCTGATCATGTTCGCGAACGATCCCCACCACTGGAACGACCCGGAAATCCTCATGAAACCCGCGGAGATGTGGGAGTCCGTCAAGATCGGCAACTGCGGGTCACCGATGGAAACGGAGGAAGGTTGGCTCGTCCTCACGCACGGCGTGGGGCCGATGAGAAAATACTGCATCGGAGCCGCACTCCTCGACTTGGATGATCCCACCCGAGTCATCGGCAGACTGAAGCGTCCGCTACTGTCGCCAGAAGGAAACGAGCGGGAGGGCTACGTCCCCAATGTCGTCTATAGCTGTGGAGGATTGATTCACAACAATACCCTCGTACTTCCCTACGCCATGAGCGACAAGGCTTCCGCTATAGTATCCGTTCCTCTCGACCAACTTTTGAAAGAGTTGAAGGCTGGAGCCTAA
- a CDS encoding glycosyltransferase, which translates to MGPELIICSLGGVAWLMSLGLLRRLQVPASGAGTRGMAREVSIVIPARNEARNLPLLLESIAIQSQQPIEVIVVDDDSSDGTPEIASAAGARVIGPGPLPEGWRGKTWACARGADEARGRLLMFLDADCRFEPGGLEAVLRRYAGGALAVCPFHVVERPYEWGSAIFNIVMVASTVPHGLFGQCLLIDRESYQKAGGYEAVKGNILENVNFCPRIRATGGATSAMPGKGVLNFRMYAGGPREMIEGWTKGFAAGVASTAGSTVALISVWISGLIFGMVAPFVTPWGWCVYGAFALLMVAMLRRVGNFPMVAGLLYPVLLVFYLTVFIRSLGPAGKKATWKGRSLHAP; encoded by the coding sequence ATGGGACCGGAATTGATCATCTGCTCCCTAGGGGGCGTGGCATGGCTGATGTCGCTCGGCTTGCTCCGTCGCCTACAGGTCCCTGCGTCGGGTGCGGGAACGCGGGGGATGGCACGCGAGGTGTCCATCGTGATCCCGGCGCGAAATGAGGCGAGGAACCTGCCGCTGCTCCTGGAGTCGATCGCCATTCAGTCCCAACAGCCCATTGAGGTGATCGTGGTCGATGACGACTCCAGCGATGGTACCCCTGAAATCGCCAGCGCAGCCGGTGCCCGGGTGATCGGCCCCGGACCGCTTCCCGAGGGCTGGCGCGGGAAGACTTGGGCGTGTGCCCGCGGGGCTGACGAGGCTCGCGGGAGACTTTTGATGTTCCTAGATGCCGATTGTCGCTTCGAGCCTGGAGGGCTTGAGGCGGTTCTGAGGCGCTATGCGGGAGGTGCCTTGGCGGTATGTCCGTTCCACGTGGTGGAAAGGCCGTATGAATGGGGATCAGCCATCTTCAACATCGTCATGGTGGCGAGCACCGTGCCGCACGGGCTTTTCGGCCAGTGCCTGCTGATTGATCGCGAAAGCTATCAGAAGGCCGGCGGCTACGAGGCCGTTAAGGGAAACATCCTTGAGAATGTGAATTTTTGCCCGCGCATCCGGGCGACTGGTGGAGCGACCTCCGCGATGCCGGGAAAGGGTGTGCTGAACTTCCGGATGTATGCTGGGGGCCCGCGTGAGATGATCGAGGGATGGACAAAGGGCTTCGCAGCAGGAGTTGCTTCTACGGCTGGCTCCACCGTGGCGCTGATTTCGGTTTGGATCAGCGGCCTAATTTTCGGGATGGTCGCGCCGTTCGTTACTCCATGGGGGTGGTGTGTCTATGGTGCCTTCGCCCTACTGATGGTCGCGATGTTGAGGCGCGTTGGAAATTTTCCGATGGTCGCGGGACTGCTCTACCCGGTCTTGCTCGTCTTCTATCTGACCGTCTTCATCCGATCTCTTGGTCCGGCCGGAAAGAAGGCCACGTGGAAGGGGAGGAGTCTCCATGCTCCTTGA
- a CDS encoding phytoene desaturase family protein, whose product MIVIGAGLGGISAAISLSQQGYRVSIFEKNGQIGGKLNVLRRDGYTFDLGPSILTLPYIFERLFERSGKRMEDYISIQPVRPHWRNFFEDGISIDLHPDPEVMGVEATKAGEDPAAVKRFLEYSGRLFDLVDEGYFQEGLDTAKDFSRHYGFLQFTKFDFFRTMHGGVKRHLKTAKMRAIFDYFIKYVGSSAYRAPAFMNCLPAIQFRHDLWYVPGGLYGIATGLGKLMGELGIEVAVDSPVREIRRDGDRVTGVVTGDGVLHPADIVVSNMEVIPAYQQLLGEDDAFMKSLERYEPSCSGLVLELGLDTTYPQLAHHNFFFSADQKQHFRSVFKKRRLPDDPTIYLVAASRSDPSVAPPGCDTLKILPHIPYIDDANPLGPDDYAAFKERVLDKLERMGLHDLRRRVVVEHLWTPHDIREQYNSNKGSIYGVVSDRFKNFSFKAPKQSTRYPNLFFVGGSVNPGGGMPMVVQCGQNVSDKIVEWDRN is encoded by the coding sequence GTGATCGTCATTGGAGCAGGATTGGGCGGCATCTCCGCGGCTATCTCGCTGTCTCAGCAGGGCTATCGCGTCAGCATTTTCGAAAAGAACGGCCAGATCGGTGGAAAGCTGAACGTGCTTCGTCGTGATGGCTACACCTTCGATCTGGGGCCTTCCATCCTCACGCTGCCCTACATCTTCGAGCGCTTGTTTGAGCGTTCGGGCAAAAGGATGGAGGATTATATCTCCATCCAGCCGGTCCGGCCGCACTGGCGGAATTTCTTCGAGGATGGAATCTCGATCGACCTGCATCCCGATCCGGAGGTGATGGGTGTGGAAGCGACGAAAGCGGGAGAAGACCCTGCGGCGGTGAAACGCTTCCTGGAGTATTCAGGCAGGCTCTTCGATCTGGTGGACGAAGGGTACTTCCAGGAGGGCCTCGACACCGCGAAAGACTTCTCCCGGCATTACGGCTTCCTGCAGTTCACCAAGTTCGACTTCTTCCGGACGATGCATGGTGGAGTGAAGCGGCACCTCAAGACGGCGAAGATGCGGGCGATCTTCGACTACTTCATCAAGTATGTGGGCTCTTCCGCTTACCGGGCTCCCGCTTTCATGAACTGCCTCCCGGCGATCCAGTTCCGGCACGATCTGTGGTACGTCCCCGGAGGCCTCTATGGCATCGCCACCGGGCTGGGAAAGCTGATGGGAGAACTCGGCATCGAGGTCGCGGTCGACAGCCCGGTGCGGGAGATCCGCCGGGATGGCGACCGGGTCACGGGCGTCGTCACGGGGGACGGCGTCCTCCATCCCGCAGACATTGTGGTGTCGAACATGGAAGTCATTCCCGCGTATCAGCAGCTTCTGGGAGAGGATGATGCATTCATGAAATCGTTGGAGCGATACGAGCCATCTTGCTCAGGGTTGGTCCTGGAACTCGGGCTCGACACGACCTACCCGCAGCTCGCTCATCACAATTTCTTCTTCTCTGCGGATCAGAAGCAGCACTTCCGGAGTGTCTTCAAGAAACGCCGTCTGCCTGATGATCCCACGATCTACCTTGTGGCGGCATCCCGAAGCGATCCATCTGTCGCACCGCCCGGATGCGACACCCTGAAGATCCTCCCACATATCCCCTACATCGACGACGCGAATCCGCTCGGCCCGGACGACTACGCGGCATTCAAGGAGCGCGTCCTCGACAAGCTGGAGCGCATGGGGCTGCACGACCTGCGGAGGCGCGTCGTCGTCGAGCACCTCTGGACGCCACACGACATCCGGGAGCAATACAACTCGAACAAAGGATCGATCTACGGGGTGGTCTCGGACCGGTTCAAGAATTTCTCGTTCAAGGCACCGAAGCAGAGCACGCGGTACCCGAACCTCTTCTTCGTCGGCGGATCGGTGAATCCGGGAGGGGGGATGCCGATGGTGGTCCAGTGCGGGCAGAATGTTTCCGACAAGATCGTGGAATGGGACCGGAATTGA
- a CDS encoding glycosyltransferase family 4 protein yields MHFGSNDSNTRKIRKLVVLGNYVPKRCGIATFTEDLYQAVTSADPLLDCSVIAMGDRSDYPPEVALTIDPSDTSAYQRAADYVREVGADALCVQHEFGIYGGAAGSYLMPLLRHVKVPVITTLHSILRTPDIAQRKVMDELVQRSSRLVVMAEKGAEILSDVYGVDRAMIDVIPHGVPDFQWSESDPSKKELGYTGKKVLLTFGLLGPGKGIEFAIRSMPAIAKRHPEALYVVLGATHPNLVAHEGERYRESLQQLADDLGVTSHVHFENRFVDMLTLKRYIAAADIYLTPYPNQAQITSGTLAYAFGAGKAVISTPYWHAQELLSRGGGLLVEPRDAGAISTAVNRLLDDPVEMDLLRRTAFKQGREMTWTRVGELYLDSFGNAAAGTPLDHPAPSIRRLEDLPPLKLDHLERLTDRTGLFQHATFDIPNYHEGYCTDDNARAFILTVQLESAAAQPALRLMASTYLAFLASAFNQGNGRFRNFMSHSRQWLEEAGSEDSHGRALWAVGRGAAGSRRDGWRLLCIDLFQRGLPVVEHFSSPRAWAFALLGMQEYLSAYPSDLGVHRLRGIMVERLLKCWQECAGDEWNWFEDVLTYDNARIPQALILAGSELPESGALEAGLASLEWLMKVQTADFGHFRPIGNNGFYSRDGDRADFDQQPLEAQATVAACLSAWQVTGESSWLDAAKRAFEWFLGRNDVGLPLHDADTGGCCDGLQPDRVNANQGAESSLAFSLSLAELRDAMAAKTETVKQIA; encoded by the coding sequence ATGCACTTCGGATCTAACGACTCGAACACACGGAAGATTCGCAAGCTGGTTGTCCTGGGAAACTACGTCCCCAAGCGATGCGGTATCGCGACATTCACCGAAGATCTTTACCAAGCCGTTACGAGCGCGGACCCCTTGTTGGACTGCTCGGTGATCGCAATGGGCGACCGATCAGACTATCCTCCCGAAGTCGCACTCACCATCGACCCATCGGACACGTCAGCCTACCAGCGTGCAGCCGATTACGTGCGGGAAGTTGGAGCAGATGCCCTCTGCGTTCAGCATGAGTTCGGAATCTACGGGGGGGCGGCCGGGAGCTACCTCATGCCTCTGTTGCGTCACGTGAAGGTCCCCGTGATTACTACCCTGCACAGCATCCTGCGGACGCCGGACATCGCCCAAAGGAAGGTGATGGACGAACTTGTCCAGAGAAGCTCGCGGTTGGTGGTAATGGCGGAGAAGGGAGCTGAAATCTTGAGCGACGTTTACGGCGTGGATCGGGCCATGATCGACGTCATCCCTCATGGTGTCCCCGACTTCCAATGGTCGGAAAGCGATCCATCCAAAAAAGAACTGGGATATACAGGTAAGAAGGTGCTTCTGACCTTCGGACTTCTTGGACCCGGTAAGGGAATCGAATTTGCCATTCGGTCCATGCCGGCCATCGCCAAACGCCATCCGGAAGCGCTCTACGTCGTCCTCGGGGCCACGCACCCGAATCTCGTTGCCCACGAAGGTGAGAGGTATAGGGAGAGCCTCCAGCAGCTCGCGGATGATCTGGGAGTAACCTCTCACGTCCATTTCGAAAACCGCTTCGTCGATATGCTGACATTGAAGCGCTACATCGCAGCCGCGGATATCTATCTGACCCCCTATCCCAATCAGGCGCAGATCACGTCGGGAACATTGGCGTATGCATTCGGTGCCGGCAAAGCGGTCATATCAACGCCGTACTGGCATGCTCAGGAACTGCTCTCCCGAGGCGGGGGGCTGCTGGTCGAGCCACGCGATGCCGGGGCCATCAGCACGGCGGTCAACCGTCTTCTGGATGACCCGGTCGAAATGGACCTCCTTCGAAGGACCGCTTTCAAGCAAGGGCGCGAGATGACTTGGACCCGAGTCGGGGAACTCTATTTGGACAGCTTTGGGAACGCAGCCGCCGGAACACCCCTCGACCATCCGGCACCCTCGATCCGGAGACTCGAAGATCTGCCGCCGCTCAAACTGGATCACCTGGAGCGCCTGACCGATCGGACCGGCCTTTTCCAGCATGCGACCTTCGATATCCCCAATTACCACGAGGGCTACTGCACTGATGACAATGCCCGGGCCTTCATCCTCACCGTCCAACTCGAGTCAGCAGCAGCGCAGCCTGCGCTCAGATTGATGGCCAGCACCTACCTGGCGTTTCTCGCTTCAGCATTCAACCAGGGGAATGGTCGGTTCCGTAACTTCATGAGCCACTCAAGACAGTGGCTGGAAGAAGCAGGCAGCGAGGACAGCCATGGCAGGGCGCTGTGGGCTGTTGGAAGAGGGGCGGCCGGATCGCGCCGTGATGGGTGGCGCCTTCTGTGCATCGACCTTTTTCAGCGCGGTCTGCCCGTGGTAGAGCATTTTTCCTCTCCCCGGGCGTGGGCGTTCGCGCTGCTGGGAATGCAGGAGTACCTGAGTGCCTATCCAAGCGATCTCGGTGTCCACCGGCTGAGAGGCATCATGGTCGAGCGCCTGCTGAAATGTTGGCAGGAGTGCGCCGGAGACGAGTGGAACTGGTTCGAGGATGTTCTCACCTATGATAACGCTCGCATTCCCCAAGCACTGATACTTGCCGGCAGCGAACTGCCTGAAAGTGGTGCCTTGGAGGCCGGTCTTGCCTCCCTTGAGTGGTTAATGAAGGTGCAGACTGCCGATTTTGGCCACTTTCGTCCAATTGGTAACAATGGCTTCTACAGCCGCGATGGAGACCGGGCGGACTTCGACCAACAACCGCTGGAAGCCCAGGCCACGGTGGCTGCATGCCTATCCGCATGGCAGGTGACCGGCGAGTCTTCCTGGCTGGATGCTGCCAAGCGGGCCTTCGAATGGTTCCTGGGGCGCAATGACGTGGGCCTCCCGCTCCATGACGCAGACACCGGGGGCTGCTGTGATGGCCTGCAACCTGATAGGGTCAATGCAAACCAAGGCGCGGAGTCATCATTGGCATTCTCCCTTTCCCTCGCCGAACTGCGCGATGCCATGGCGGCGAAAACCGAGACCGTGAAACAGATCGCATGA
- a CDS encoding Ku protein, whose product MATRSIWKGAIAFGLVNIPVGLASAEQESEIKLNLVDKTNHARIRYEKVNAETGKPVAWENLVRGYEHDEGEFILLDEKELEAVQPKLTKTIEIERFVDLADIEPMLFEKPYYLEPEKRGKKAYALLRETLRETGKAGIARVVIRSRGYLAAMFVRGEVIVLEVLRYPEELKAVSKLDLPGSKDADFKPGKKELDLAKNLVSSMTEEWDPSEHHDEYQQALLDYIEKKAASGKTAAVKGGDRDKDEGKVAATKVIDLAAYLEQSLKGKSTKTAKKKPDAKKAPAKKAAAKKAAKKARKKSA is encoded by the coding sequence ATGGCCACCCGCTCAATCTGGAAAGGCGCGATCGCATTCGGCTTGGTCAATATCCCCGTCGGCTTGGCGAGCGCCGAGCAGGAGTCCGAGATCAAGCTCAACCTGGTCGATAAGACGAACCACGCGAGGATCCGCTACGAAAAGGTGAACGCGGAGACTGGCAAACCAGTCGCGTGGGAAAACCTCGTGAGGGGTTACGAGCATGACGAGGGGGAGTTCATCCTTCTTGATGAGAAGGAATTGGAGGCGGTGCAGCCAAAACTCACCAAGACGATCGAGATTGAGCGCTTTGTGGACCTGGCTGACATCGAACCGATGCTCTTTGAAAAGCCATATTACCTTGAGCCCGAGAAGCGGGGAAAGAAGGCCTATGCGCTCCTAAGGGAAACCCTTCGCGAGACTGGCAAAGCTGGCATTGCCCGCGTCGTGATCCGCAGCCGAGGATATCTCGCGGCGATGTTCGTGCGGGGGGAAGTCATCGTCCTCGAAGTGCTGCGCTACCCGGAAGAATTGAAGGCCGTGTCCAAGCTGGATCTGCCGGGGAGCAAGGACGCCGACTTCAAGCCAGGCAAAAAGGAACTGGATCTGGCCAAGAATCTCGTTTCCAGCATGACGGAGGAGTGGGACCCCTCCGAGCATCATGACGAATACCAGCAAGCGCTGCTCGACTACATCGAGAAGAAGGCTGCCAGCGGCAAAACCGCAGCGGTCAAAGGCGGCGACCGGGACAAGGACGAGGGGAAGGTCGCCGCCACCAAGGTGATCGATTTGGCTGCCTATCTTGAGCAGAGCCTCAAGGGCAAATCGACGAAGACCGCCAAGAAAAAGCCCGATGCCAAGAAGGCTCCCGCGAAGAAAGCTGCTGCCAAAAAAGCGGCGAAGAAGGCCCGGAAGAAGTCGGCATAA
- a CDS encoding aldehyde dehydrogenase family protein encodes MSTVVTPGEQRTWLAAHGARTLEQRRHSLRALLSALDLHDEALMDALEDDLGKAPIEAYTSEIHLVRQELTHALKSLKSWMKPQRCKVPMMAWPGSARVEREACGSVLIIGPWNYPAQLLLTPLVGALAAGCTAVLKPSEHAPATAAVIERLIGEVFDPEEVCVMKGGSDLAMSLAKMPFDHIFFTGGTETGRQILAAAAPGLVPVTLELGGKCPVLVFPADGELDRMSASIDVIARRIAWGKYLNAGQTCVAPDHVWVDHRLREPLVAALARAFVEFGTGDLAKIVNRHQFDRLTGYLAMGRVAHGGGHDVDALRLEPAILTDLPDDAPAMTEEIFGPILPVIGCASLDEALARVRKSPPPLAIYAFTRDRRLQDRIVAATCSGGVCFNDTILQITGPDLPFGGVGASGTGRYRGRATFDTFTRERSIMSRSLWPEISFRYPPPRVSVQSLKKWLKKLG; translated from the coding sequence ATGTCCACAGTCGTCACACCCGGGGAGCAACGCACCTGGCTGGCAGCCCACGGGGCGAGAACGCTTGAACAAAGGCGTCACTCCCTGCGGGCACTCCTGTCGGCGCTCGACCTACACGATGAAGCCTTGATGGACGCACTGGAGGACGACCTCGGCAAGGCTCCGATCGAAGCCTACACGTCCGAGATTCACCTCGTCCGCCAGGAGTTGACTCATGCCTTGAAGAGCCTGAAGAGCTGGATGAAGCCACAGCGCTGCAAGGTGCCCATGATGGCTTGGCCCGGAAGCGCCCGGGTTGAGCGTGAGGCCTGCGGCTCGGTGCTTATCATCGGGCCTTGGAACTACCCAGCGCAGCTCCTGCTGACTCCGCTCGTCGGCGCACTGGCCGCAGGTTGCACTGCAGTGCTGAAGCCGTCGGAACACGCTCCGGCCACGGCAGCGGTCATCGAGCGGCTGATCGGCGAGGTCTTCGATCCGGAAGAGGTGTGCGTGATGAAGGGGGGCTCGGACCTGGCGATGTCTCTCGCGAAGATGCCCTTTGACCACATCTTCTTCACGGGAGGCACGGAGACGGGACGGCAGATCCTGGCAGCAGCGGCCCCGGGACTGGTGCCGGTGACCCTAGAACTCGGGGGCAAATGCCCTGTGCTTGTTTTCCCCGCTGACGGCGAACTTGACCGTATGTCGGCATCCATCGACGTCATCGCCCGCCGCATCGCCTGGGGAAAATATCTGAATGCCGGGCAGACGTGCGTCGCTCCGGATCACGTTTGGGTGGACCACCGCCTCAGGGAGCCGCTCGTCGCTGCACTGGCCCGCGCCTTCGTCGAGTTTGGCACCGGCGATCTCGCCAAGATCGTGAACCGACATCAATTCGACCGGTTGACCGGCTATCTCGCCATGGGACGCGTAGCCCACGGAGGCGGCCATGACGTCGATGCGCTACGGCTAGAACCCGCGATACTCACCGACCTCCCGGACGATGCTCCGGCGATGACGGAGGAAATTTTCGGCCCGATACTTCCCGTCATCGGATGCGCCAGTCTCGACGAGGCATTGGCCCGCGTTCGCAAATCCCCTCCTCCGCTTGCCATCTACGCCTTCACCCGCGACCGCAGGCTGCAGGACCGCATCGTCGCCGCTACATGCTCGGGCGGTGTTTGCTTCAATGATACGATTCTCCAGATCACGGGACCGGATCTCCCCTTCGGTGGCGTGGGCGCAAGCGGGACGGGACGCTACCGGGGTCGCGCGACCTTCGATACGTTCACCCGCGAGCGCAGCATCATGTCGCGCTCCCTCTGGCCGGAGATCAGCTTCCGCTATCCGCCGCCACGCGTCTCCGTCCAATCGCTGAAGAAGTGGCTGAAAAAATTGGGATGA